One Archangium lipolyticum DNA window includes the following coding sequences:
- a CDS encoding lipoxygenase family protein yields the protein MSVEYKIKVRTGARLGSGTDTDISVVLVGSLGESEQHVLNKRFHNDFEAGAEDVYTLQTRDVGELLLLRFTNSGGLAADWLLDFAHVTSGDKSWHFPHYRWVLGGTTVEVLEGSAVLPQNVRHVRTVEARRAQLENRKKMYPWRPAEATAGLPGALDISKERPLPKDELYRNLTEGSYETVIARTMATLRLHLPLLADAWNGLVDTLGILKHLELPKLAERWQDDHEFARQAVQGVNPLHITSITALPEGMPLTDHEVRGLLSPGTSLVGALEARRVFLLDFEVLEGIPMFRKVDEHGVEERRWAPASRCLLYLEDSQRLRPLAIQLGRDPAKDPVFTPNDSEADWLAAKIYLRCSEGNAHQMIAHALRTHFVVEPFVMATMRNLPDPHPIYKLMRRHFRYTLAINEGARKGLLDEGGVFDDFIATGGPDKGHIKLGQKGFQRWKLADNKPRLDLQRRGVLDPAILPDYPYRDDALPLWDALEEFVGGVLAPFYKSDADLVNDTEIQAWWADLLEHGIPVDKMPCARLERVADLADILTTVLYTGSVHHAAVNYLQYEHYAFVPNAPLCMRKPPPAQKGVLRLEDITEMIPTRSQTLWQVAIGRALASFGEDEEFLLNEGGWRETYFQEPGFLAIRERLYERLRAQLEAVKARNAKRDVPYTVLQPDRVPCGITV from the coding sequence ATGAGCGTGGAATACAAAATCAAGGTTCGCACGGGCGCTCGTCTGGGGTCAGGGACGGACACCGACATCAGCGTCGTTCTGGTGGGCTCACTGGGAGAAAGCGAGCAGCACGTCCTGAACAAGCGCTTCCACAACGACTTCGAGGCGGGGGCGGAGGATGTCTATACGCTCCAGACCCGGGATGTCGGTGAGTTGCTGCTGCTGCGCTTCACCAACTCCGGGGGTCTGGCGGCTGACTGGCTCCTCGACTTCGCCCATGTCACCTCGGGTGACAAGAGCTGGCACTTTCCACACTACCGCTGGGTCCTGGGCGGTACGACGGTCGAGGTCCTCGAGGGCTCGGCCGTGTTGCCGCAGAACGTGCGTCACGTGCGCACGGTGGAGGCCCGCCGCGCGCAGCTCGAGAACCGCAAGAAGATGTACCCCTGGCGCCCCGCCGAGGCGACCGCCGGGTTGCCCGGCGCGCTCGACATCAGCAAGGAGCGTCCGCTGCCCAAGGACGAGCTGTATCGGAACCTGACCGAGGGCAGCTACGAGACTGTCATCGCCAGGACGATGGCCACGCTCCGGCTGCACCTGCCCCTCCTGGCCGATGCCTGGAATGGGTTGGTGGATACGCTCGGCATTCTCAAGCACCTGGAACTGCCCAAGCTCGCCGAGCGGTGGCAGGACGATCACGAGTTCGCGCGGCAGGCCGTCCAGGGCGTCAATCCGCTCCACATCACGAGCATCACCGCCCTGCCCGAGGGAATGCCGCTCACGGACCACGAGGTCCGGGGCCTTTTGTCGCCGGGCACCTCGCTGGTGGGGGCACTCGAAGCCAGGCGGGTGTTCCTGCTCGACTTCGAGGTGCTCGAGGGCATTCCCATGTTCCGCAAGGTCGACGAGCACGGAGTCGAGGAGCGGCGCTGGGCGCCCGCGTCCCGGTGCCTGCTCTACCTCGAGGATTCCCAGCGGCTGCGTCCGCTCGCGATCCAGCTGGGCCGTGACCCCGCGAAGGATCCCGTGTTCACCCCGAACGATTCCGAGGCGGATTGGCTCGCCGCGAAGATCTACCTGCGTTGCAGCGAGGGCAACGCCCACCAGATGATCGCGCACGCGCTGCGCACGCACTTCGTGGTGGAGCCGTTCGTCATGGCGACGATGCGCAACCTGCCGGATCCGCACCCCATCTACAAACTGATGCGCCGCCACTTCCGCTACACGCTCGCCATCAACGAGGGGGCGCGCAAGGGCCTGCTCGACGAGGGCGGCGTGTTCGACGACTTCATCGCCACCGGTGGTCCGGACAAGGGACACATCAAGCTGGGCCAGAAGGGCTTCCAGCGCTGGAAACTGGCGGACAACAAGCCGCGCCTGGACCTCCAGCGCCGGGGCGTGCTCGATCCCGCCATCCTGCCCGACTACCCGTACCGGGATGATGCCCTGCCGCTGTGGGACGCGCTCGAGGAGTTCGTGGGAGGCGTGCTCGCCCCCTTCTACAAGTCCGACGCCGACCTGGTGAACGACACCGAGATACAGGCCTGGTGGGCGGATCTCCTCGAGCACGGCATCCCCGTCGACAAGATGCCCTGTGCCAGGCTCGAGCGCGTCGCGGACCTCGCCGACATCCTCACCACCGTGCTCTACACGGGCAGCGTCCACCACGCCGCGGTGAACTACCTCCAGTACGAGCACTACGCCTTCGTCCCCAACGCGCCGCTGTGCATGCGCAAGCCTCCCCCGGCGCAGAAGGGCGTGCTGCGCCTGGAAGACATCACCGAGATGATTCCGACCAGATCCCAGACCCTCTGGCAGGTCGCCATCGGACGCGCGCTCGCCAGCTTCGGCGAGGACGAGGAGTTCCTGCTCAACGAGGGTGGGTGGAGGGAGACGTACTTCCAGGAGCCCGGGTTCCTCGCCATCCGGGAGCGGCTCTACGAGCGGTTGCGTGCCCAGCTCGAGGCGGTGAAGGCCCGCAACGCGAAGCGCGACGTCCCCTACACGGTGCTCCAGCCAGACCGGGTCCCTTGCGGCATCACCGTCTGA
- a CDS encoding cytochrome P450: MPNPLSRGLFNLFFGSRRRAFASLPGPVPGILGNAGDFLGGEKPWNVCARYGREYGGVTLVWLGPKPALVLNDPTLIEQVLDSRRMEFEKGSLHEQLKPTTTEHSIFIANLNGDWATKRQQDPFVQSWSPRWLAAQVAPMQAVITEAVNALIASGKTVDLAPVLRRLTFDAFAVAGMGEKTPDSVYEDFMLLAKGADARLQSNLPLRFVSLPKGFEAARERFYRFFEERLGALRRSPKPEATDLMSWMLREMPGFDDKWLARHVALMFYGGVFSSSTTLVGAFHQVQKHPGAEARLVTEAATFAGGPPTLERLNDARWLEAVTLEALRILPAVRVFIRTPVKDVQFAGVTLPAGTTLMISNQHLHRDPTHWPNPDSFEPERWLDGGLARDPIGSGHFFPFGRGPRMCVATDFAMVFLRTAIATIAARARVQVASTEPFEEGFFFGVVLPTNVHAKFIAR, encoded by the coding sequence GTGCCGAACCCGCTGTCTCGAGGTCTGTTCAACCTGTTCTTCGGCTCCAGACGCCGGGCCTTCGCGTCCCTGCCCGGGCCCGTGCCTGGAATCCTCGGCAACGCCGGAGACTTCCTCGGTGGCGAGAAGCCCTGGAACGTCTGTGCGCGCTACGGCCGTGAGTACGGAGGCGTCACCCTGGTCTGGCTGGGGCCCAAACCGGCCCTGGTGCTCAACGATCCCACGCTCATCGAGCAGGTGCTCGACTCCCGCCGCATGGAGTTCGAGAAGGGCTCGCTCCACGAGCAACTCAAGCCGACCACGACGGAGCACTCGATCTTCATCGCGAACCTGAATGGGGACTGGGCCACGAAGCGCCAGCAGGATCCCTTCGTCCAGTCCTGGTCACCCCGGTGGCTGGCCGCCCAGGTCGCCCCCATGCAGGCGGTGATCACCGAGGCCGTCAACGCCCTCATCGCGAGCGGGAAGACGGTCGATCTCGCGCCCGTGCTCCGCCGGCTGACGTTCGACGCCTTCGCCGTTGCTGGCATGGGCGAGAAGACACCGGACTCGGTGTACGAGGACTTCATGCTGCTCGCCAAGGGGGCGGATGCGCGGCTCCAGTCCAATCTGCCCTTGAGGTTCGTCTCGTTGCCCAAGGGCTTCGAGGCCGCCCGTGAGCGGTTCTACCGGTTCTTCGAGGAGCGTCTCGGTGCCTTGCGCCGCTCCCCCAAGCCGGAGGCCACGGACCTGATGTCATGGATGCTGCGCGAGATGCCCGGCTTCGACGACAAGTGGCTGGCGCGCCACGTCGCGCTGATGTTCTACGGCGGTGTCTTCTCGTCGAGCACCACGCTGGTGGGCGCGTTCCACCAGGTGCAGAAGCACCCCGGCGCCGAGGCGCGGCTCGTGACCGAGGCCGCCACGTTCGCCGGGGGGCCACCCACCCTCGAGCGTTTGAACGACGCGCGGTGGCTCGAGGCCGTCACCCTCGAGGCGCTGCGGATTCTTCCCGCGGTCCGCGTCTTCATCCGCACCCCGGTCAAGGACGTGCAGTTCGCCGGCGTCACGTTGCCGGCGGGGACGACACTCATGATCTCCAACCAGCACCTGCACCGAGACCCCACGCACTGGCCCAACCCGGACTCCTTCGAGCCCGAGCGATGGCTGGACGGAGGCCTGGCGAGAGATCCCATCGGCAGCGGCCACTTCTTCCCGTTCGGCCGGGGCCCGCGCATGTGCGTGGCCACCGACTTCGCCATGGTGTTCCTGCGCACGGCCATCGCGACGATCGCCGCTCGCGCCAGGGTCCAGGTCGCCTCGACGGAGCCCTTCGAGGAGGGCTTCTTCTTCGGCGTGGTCCTCCCCACGAACGTCCACGCGAAGTTCATCGCGCGCTGA